ACCCCGAGTTGCTGCCCGCGGTGGCTCTCGGTCTCGGTGCCCTGGGGGTGGTGGTCTCCGTCACGCTGCAGTGCGTGCCGCGGTATCTGCTGCAGGCCGACGAGCGCTCGGCTCCGCTCGAGGAGGTGCTCGACGAGTTCCCCCGGCGATCCCGAGCCGCGGACCACTTCGAGTTCTTCTGGTTCCCGCACACCCGCACGGTGCGCACGAAGACCAACACGCACCGGCCGCTCGACGCGGGCAATGATCCGCTGGGTCGAGGCGCGCGCTTCCTCGACGAGGAGGTCGCGAACAACCTCGCGTTCGGACTCTGCGCCGCGGTCGGCAGCGTCGCTCCGGTGCTGACGCCCCCGATCAATCGGGTGATCGAGTCGGTGTCGAGCTCTCGAAACTACCGGGACGAGTGGCACCGGGTGTACGTCACGCATCGGCGCGTGCGGTTCCGGGAGATGGAGTACGCGGTGCCGCTCGACGCGGTCGCCGACGTCGTGCGGGATCTCCGCGACCTCATCGAGCGAGGTGGACACCGGGTCTCCTTCCCGATCGAGGTGCGCTCGGCCGCCGCCGACGGGCTCCTCCTCTCCACCGCCCACGGCCGGGAGTCGGGTTACGTCGCCGTGCACCGGTTCGCGGGGGATCGGGATCGGCGCTACTTCCGGGAGGCGGAGGCGGTCCTCGCGGCCCACGACGGACGGCCGCACTGGGGCAAGATGCACACGCAGACCGCGGATACCCTGCGGCCGCGGTACCCGGCGTTCGACGCC
Above is a genomic segment from Leucobacter rhizosphaerae containing:
- a CDS encoding D-arabinono-1,4-lactone oxidase, with translation MLPVSRRWRNWAGTESSRPVLSIAPRSTDQIVLAVQRARETGHAVKPIGASHSFTGIGATDGIRIDLSRLRGLVSADLDRGRVTLWGGTHLWELPGILTPLGLALHNMGDIDRQTITGATQTGTHGTGAALGGLATSVVGATLVTGTGELLTVSEHEHPELLPAVALGLGALGVVVSVTLQCVPRYLLQADERSAPLEEVLDEFPRRSRAADHFEFFWFPHTRTVRTKTNTHRPLDAGNDPLGRGARFLDEEVANNLAFGLCAAVGSVAPVLTPPINRVIESVSSSRNYRDEWHRVYVTHRRVRFREMEYAVPLDAVADVVRDLRDLIERGGHRVSFPIEVRSAAADGLLLSTAHGRESGYVAVHRFAGDRDRRYFREAEAVLAAHDGRPHWGKMHTQTADTLRPRYPAFDAFLAIRDRLDPDRVFANPYVERVLGA